Genomic segment of Streptomyces longhuiensis:
GCCTGCGCAATAGGAGGCCCTGCGGCCCGGGCATTGGTGCCGCCCGGGCCGCAGGGTGAGGGGATGGATGGTTACACGGCGCCGAGAGCGGTACGCAGGGTGGCGACGGCCTGGTTGATCGCGGCTTCGGCGGCATGGGTCTCTCGCAGGGCGTTGAGCATGACGAAGTCATGAATGACACCCTGGTAGCGCACGGCAGTGACCGGGACGCCGGCCTGGCGGAGCTTGCGGGCGTAGGCCTCGCCCTCGTCGCGCAGCACGTCGGCCTCGGCGGTGATGACCAGGGCCGGGGGCAGTCCTTGGAGCTGGTCGGTGGTTGCGCGCAGCGGTGAGGCGGTGATCTCTGCCCGCTGGTTCTCGTCGGTGGTGTATTGGTCCCAGAACCACTGCATGGCGTCGCGGCGCAGGAAGTACCCTTCCGCAAACTGGTGGTAGGAGCCGGTGTCGAAGGCCGCGTCGGTCACCGGATAGAACAGCACCTGCTGGGCCAGCGGTACGTCGCCGCGCTCCTTGGCCATCAGTGTCAGCGCGATGGACATGTTGCCGCCGACGGAGTCGCCGGCCACCGCGATGCGGGTGGCGTCCAGGCCCTTGGCCGCGCCCTCGCGGACGATCCACTGGGCGACGGTGTAGTTCTGCTCGATGGCGAGCGGGTAGCGGGCCTCGGGAGACAGGTCGTACTCGGGGAAGACCACAGCCGCCCCGGCGCCGACCGCCAGTTCGCGCACGAGTCGATCGTGCGTGTGGGCGTTGCCGAAGACCCAGCCAGCGCCGTGGATGTAGAGGATCACTGGCAGGGTCCCGGCGGAGGCCGGCCGGACGATGCGGGCCCGGACCGATCCGGTGGGGCCGCCCTGGACGGTGACCCATTCTTCGACGATCTCCGGCTTGCCGATCTCGCCGGACTGCACCTCGTCGACAGCCTTGCGGCCCTCGGCCGGACCGAGGTCGAAGAGGTACGGCGGGTTCGCTGTGGCCTCGGCGAAGGCGGCGGCGGCCGGCTCCAGCACCGGGCGGATAGCGGACTCGGACATGAATGCTCCTCATGGGTCGTGCCGGCGGCCAGGGTGGCCGTCCGGCGGGACGAGAAGAAAAGTACCGCCCGATTAGATCGCGCGCAACTAAGTCGTGCACGATCTAATCGCGGACGCTCGGAATGATAGAGTGGGGCCTTTGCCGATCGTTTCGACGTTAGGACCGCAGTCATGGACCACTCCGAAGAGCAGGGCTCACTCCTGCTCCAGGACCAGCTGTGCTTCGCCCTGTACGCCGCCTCACGATCGGTCACCACGCGCTACCGGCCGCTGCTGGAGGAGCTGGAGCTGACCTACCCTCAGTACCTGGTCATGCTGGTGCTGTGGGACCAGGACTCGGTCGCCGTCCGCGAACTGGGAGCCGCACTCCAGCTCGAGTCCAGCACCCTCTCCCCTCTCCTCAAGCGCCTGGAATCCAGCGGCCTGATCCACCGCCAGCGGAGCGCTGACGACGAACGCTCCGTCACCATCCGCCTCACCCAGGCCGGTACGGATCTCCGCGAGAAGGCCCGCACCGTCCCCCTGGCCATCGGCCAGGCCATGGGCCTGACCCCCGAGCAGGACGCCACCGCCAAACACCTACTCCGCCTGCTCACCGCGAACGTCAATCACAGCTGACCTCACCAGGTAGGCCGACAGAGCCGGCGGCACCGCCAGCCCTGAGCGCGAGCCGGGTAGCGGCTCTCTGAGCCAACCCCGCCCGGTGCGGCACCACCGAACCGGACACTGCACTTTGGGTGAACTCGCCCTGATCACTGGGCAGTTCAGTCAAGGCCTCTGCCACCGCCTCGCGCACGGCGGACAGCAGCTCCTGCGCCGCCTGAGGTCCGGATCCGCTCATGCGGCAACGGGCGCTGTTAGCGATGGGTGATCCAGCCGGTGGTTGAATCCTGGTCGATAGCGTCAGGGATGGTGGTACCACGGAACCCGAAGCGGTCGACGAGGGCGCCGATCAGGCCGGGGACGCGCGCGAAGAGAACATGAGCCTTGGGACTACGAGCACGGCGGTGCGATGCTCGATGCCGGTGACGGTGACTTCTACGGCATCGTCGAGCGGGAGCCTCTTCCACAGGCCCTTCCGGTTGCCGCCCCGGGAGGGTGTTACCGGCCGCGTAGGCCGGGTTCCACGCACCATGGTCGCCACCGTTGTGGCGCCCGTGCAGGGCCCCCGTCCCGGCCCCGGATCCCCAACACCGTCGGAGCGCCATCAGGACCAGAGTCAGCCCAAGAGCGCCGACAGACGATCAAAGCCCCCACGGGCGCAGATGGTTGGCCTCTCACCGTCCGCACGAGGTAGCGGCTGCCTCTTCGGAACCCGCCTGGAGATTCCGGCAAGGAATAGCGGGCGCGGGGGCATCGGGGTGGTTGTTAATCCAGGAAAGGCCTCCGAGGTCGAGGCGGGAGCGGAGCGACGCACGGTGACGGCGGGACTGTGCAGGTAACTTGCTTCGTTGACCCAGCTCCAGATGAGGGCCTCGCCGACGTTCAGGTCGCCGGTGGCACCCCGCTGTTCGAGCCCGGGGATTCCGGCGCACAGTTCCACCCAGGTGCCCCGTGAGAGCCGCCAGGTGGCCATGGTGCGGCGGCGGCGCGCGTATTCGACCCGGGGCTCCTGTTCGTCCAGCATGCGGGCGACATCGTCGACTGCCCGTTCGAAAGCGGGCCACAGGCCGGCCTGTTCCAACGGCTGGCCCAGCACGTTGATCGTCTGGACCGCGCTGCTCGCGGGGATGCCCAGGCCGGCGGCGCACATTCGCCAGCTCTGCCCGCTGATCAACTCGGCAAGCCTGAGCGAGCCAGCCCAGCGCAGATGCCGCTCCACGTGCGACGTGACCCTGGCGAGTTGGTGGGTAAGGGGCTCCAGATGCTCGGCGTACCAGTCCCTGGGAAACAGCGGTGGGATCTCGTCAACGCGATAGCGGTGCGGCTGCGGAGTCGTACGCAGGGCGTCTCGTCATGGTCACGCCGAGGCGTGAAGATTTCCGAGATGCGGAATGCAGAACCAGGTTCAAGACGGAGTCGATGAATCGATTCTGCGCTCAATTCGAGCTGGCGATCACATAAATGCGCAGGCGTGGACGAGCACACTTTCGAGGGAATGGTCTGTAGCTCAGTGGGCAGGAACCGTATCAGAGCGGCGAGTTGAGGTGCGTACCCCAACTCGTCCATGTTGAGGCGGGCGTGGCGGGTGACCCTCAGCCTGTACTGATGTGCCAAGAAGACTCAGTATCTCGCGGGGTGAGGTGCCGTCGGTAGTTGGCAAAAGACCAGGTCATCGGCGACCCGAAGTGTCACCTAGCGGCAGTGGTCACAGCTCGAAGGTCAGAAAGCCGGGGATGGTGACCTTCTCGTCGCCCTTGGCGACGATCTCGCCGACGGTCTCGGCGAACGCGGCCAGCACGGCGTCGGCGTCCTTGCGGGTCACCTCGGCGCGGTCGGCCAGCGTAGCCACCAGGTCACTGCGGTTCATTCGACTCTCCGTATCTCGTTGCGTCCTGGCCGCCGGGCGACCGGGACTAGGGCCTGTGTGAGGTTGTGATCAGTTGCTGGTTCTTCCCTCTTGGTGGGGTGGAACCCGGTAGGAATTGGGCGTGACGCGCAAGCAACTCACTGATGCTCAGTGGAAGTTCATCGAGCCTTACCTGCCGATCGGCAGGTTCGGCCCGTACCCCGAACGACTACGGGAACAGTTCGAGGGGATGATCTGGCGGCTCCGCTCCAGTGGCCAGTGGCGGGAGATGCCCTCGGAGTTCGGCCCTTGGGCCACGGTCTACGGGCGCTTCCGCGTCTGGCGGGACGTCGGCGTCTTCACAGCCCTGCTGGAAGGCCTCATCGCAGAGGCCGCCCCGCGCCGGCAGAACAGACCTGTCGCTGGTCAGCGTGGACTCCACCACTGCCCGCGCCCACCACGACGCCGCCGGGATGCACGTCGCCAAGGACCTCATGGAGGCCCTGGAGAAAGCTGCGCGCGAGCAGGAGAAGGCCCGGCAAAAAAGGGGCGGACCGGAGGAACAGAACGGACAGGCCGAGCGTCGACGCGTCCGACGCAGACACAAGCTCCGCCTGAAGCAAGCTCAGCTCGGCCGATCCCGGGGCGGCCTGACCAGCAAGGTCCACCTTGCCGCTGACCGCAAATGCCGTCCGCTCGCGTTCGTCCTGACCGCCGGACAGGCCGCGGACAGTCCCCACTTCATGTCCGTGCTCGAGGCAGTACGGATCCGCCTCCCCGTCGGCCGCCCCCGAACCCGGCCCGACGCGGTCGCCGCGGATAAGGCCTACTCATCTCGCGGCAACCGCGCCTACCTGCGCAAACGCAACATCAAGGCAGTCATCCCGGAGAAGAAGGACCAGGCCGCCAACCGGAAGAAGAAGGGCTCCAGAGGCGGCCGGCCCGTCAGCCACGACACCGACCTCTACAAGGAACGGAACACGGTCGAGCGTCTGATCAACAAGCTGAAGGCCTGGCGGGGCATCGCCACACGCTACGACAAGGCCCCCGAAAGCTACCTCGCCGGACTCCACCTCCGCGCCACAATGATCTGGATCGATGACCTCTTGAAAGCCGCTGACTGATCACAACCTCACACAGGCCCTAACCGTGAGCCATCCTGCCACCCGGCACTGACAACGCCTGGAAGGCGTTTTGCGGGGGCATCCCTCCTGGCTCTGGACGGGGCGAGTCACCGCGGCAGCACCGTGATGGTTGGTCAACTCGTCGACGCTTCGCGTCCCCTTGGACACCTGCTGCTGAACCACGACTCAGCCCGCATCCAGCGCGGCTCGGCAGCACGAGATCCCGCGGAGCCATCGGAGTGCCTGGTTGGGGACGGAAAGCCCTGAGCGGTTCAGCCCGCCGCGGTGCCTCGCTCGGCGTCTCCACGGCGGTGCCGTCCCTCATGCTCAGAGCGGGCCGCGTCGAGCAGGCGTCGCCAGGAGCTCACCGTGGGCCGGCGCCGCAGCAGAGCGGGCCGTTCCCTGTCCGTGGTGCCGCCCCAGATGCCGTGCTCGATGCGAGCGTCGAGGGCGTAGGAGAGGCATTCGATCGACGAGCCAGGAGCCGGGCAGCTTCGGCCCCGCCGGTGTGAGTACGCCCGAACCGCCCGCCGTCGATGACCAATCGCGTGTCAGCCGGCGCGATCGCTTCGGCGGCCTCATCCACCAATACACGCAGGTCGCATGAGGTGACAAAGTCTTCGGCACGCACAGGTCGGGACTGAGTTCCGCCCTGCGACGGAGCCCCACCGGACTTCCGGTGGGGCTCCGTCGCGGCATCCTCAGCCCGCGCTCAGCCTGCCGACCACCGACCGGGCCGCGCGCACGGCAGTCACCGCGCCGGTGAGGGTGGAGTTGCAGACCAGGGCGGTCGGGACGACGCCGCAGCCGGCCAGGTACAGGTTGTCGAAGTCCCAGACGCGGGTCTGAGGGTCGCAGACGCTGGTGCCGTCGTCGGCGGGACCCATGCGGACGGTGCCGGTCATGTGGAGCGAGGTGCCGGGCGGGAGGGTCTCGCTGTCGGTCGCGGGGTCGAATCGGCCGAGGCGGCGGCCCGCGCGGAGTTGGGCGGCTCGAGCCTCGTCAAGGAGGCGGCGATCCTCGTCGGTGTAGTCGAAGACGACGCGCATCTTGGGCATGCCGAGGGCGTCGAGCTCGGTGTCGGAGAACTCGACCCGGTTCGTCTCCTGGATCTCGGTGGGGACGTAGAGCGCGATCCCCGCGGAGAACTCGGCAATCCGGCCGCCGCCGTCGACCCGCGCCGTACCGCTGAACTGGCCGTTGAACGGCTGAGCCTTGCCGCTGTGCGGGAGCCAGTAAGAGGCGTGCCGCCACTCGCTCCCATCGGTGAGCGTCGCACCGGCGAGCTTCGCGCCGTCCAGGGCCACGGCGTCCGGGTCCACGTGGACGCGGCCGGTCTGGAAGATGTGCTCGTTGAGGTGGCGGCCGAGGGCCCGCGGGCGAATGCCAGAGGCGAAGAGCAATTGCGGGGTACGGAAGACATCGGCGCACACGACGGTCGCGGCGGCGGTGACGGTGTACTCGCGGCCGGTGGCGATCTCTCGGACGACAGCGCCCCCTACCGTGCCCCCCTTGTGCAGGAGGCGCATGACCTGGGCGCCGGTGCGCAACTCAAAGTGCGGGTCGTCGCCGTCGGCGATGGCGGGGAAGACCCGGTTGGGGCCGGTGCGCACCAGGGCGCCCTCGCCATCCTCGTTAACGGCCATAGGCAGCGCCTGTACCTGGCGGCCAGCCTCCGCGTGCGGCGCGAACACCTCGTTGAGGGCGCACATCAGCGCGGTGCGCAGCGGGGACGGGCCCATCGGGTCGGTGTTGACCTGCAGGAGGCGGGACGCCTCAGCGATGTCACGCTGCCAGGCTTCCGGCTCGATGAAGTCCGGGATCTCACTGCCCCAGGCGGCAGGGGTGGCGGCGGTCCAGTGGACGCTCATGCCGCCGGTGTTCCAGGCGAGGGCGGCGGCGGGCAGGGCGTCGGCGTCCTCGCCGATGCCGGCAAGGCGGTACATGCCGGGCTCGCGGTCGGCCACGCCGACGCCCGCGTCGCCGGCGACACTCTCGGCGCCGACGTACATGCCCTGGACGCCGGAGGCGATCCGCTCCTGGTGGCGCAGGCGCAGCTCGCCGTCCGGCATGTCGTGCAGGTGCTGGCCGGGTATGGGGCCGAGGACCGGGCCCGAGTCGAGCATCAGGATGCGGGCGGCGGGAAGGGCGTCGCGGACGAGGCGGGCGACGCCCGCCCCCATGATCCCGCTGCCGACGATGAGCAGGTCGGGGCGGCTGTCGGCGGGCACGTTGGGCTCCTCAGGATGGGTGTGATGTCTCAGCGGGGCGGGCGGCAGGTGTCTCAGTTGTCGAGTGCGAACGTCGACCGCATCCACCGCGCCGATGCGACCGCGCTCTCATACGGGTCGGTGAGGGCGGGTCGGTCGACCTCGACCATCAGGCACCCGGTGAAGTCGTCGGGCAGGGCGGAGACGATGCCCGTGAGGTCGAGGTCTCCGCGGCCGGGTTCGGTCCACAGGCCGTCGACGACCGTCCGCTGATAGTCCTGCCCGGCGGCGCGCCCCTGCTCGGCGACTGCCATCCGCGCGTCCTTGACATGCAGGAACGGGATGCGGCTGCCGTAGTCGGCGACGAGTCCCGCGACGTCCGCGTCCGCCCAGGACAGGTGCCCCGTGTCCGGGAGGAAGCCCAACTGCTCGGCGGGGAGCGCGTCGAGGACGGTCCGGGTCTCGGACTCCGTCTCGATCCAGGTGCCGACGTGCGGGTGCAGGGCCGGGCGGACTCCCTCGGCCACCATTGCCTCGGCGAGCCTGCCGAGCAGGTCGGTGAGGGCGGCCACCCGGCCCGCGTCCGGCTCTGTGCCCTGCCCGGGCCGCAGGATGCGCGGGCCGCCCTTGGTCATGGGCAGGCCGAGTCCGATGTCGGTGAGGCCGAGTTCGGCGTGGTCGCGGGCGGCAGCGGCGGCGGCCTCGAGCACGGCCGGGGCGTCGGCGGAGTCACCCTCCGAGCGGCAGACGAAGTAGCCGGGGGCCGGCCGCAGTCCGGCGTCGTCGAGCAGCGCCGAGTAGGCGGCGACCGTGTGCCCGGCGGGGACGGCGGCCATGACGGCATTGAAGCCCGTCTTCTTCACCAGCGCGAGGAGTTCGGCCGGTGGCGGGGCGAGGGTGGGGTCGAGCCAGCCGTCGTCGGTGGCCCACCACTGGATGGGGTTCAGGGCCAGGGTCATACGGGATGTCATGTTCGTTACCTCGGATTCCTGGGAGGGGGCTATCGGCTTGTGGCGGAGGCGAGTTCGCCGGGGAAGTGGCAGGCCGCTCGCTGTCCGTCGCCGACAGCGGTGAGCTGGGGGTCCTTCTCTTTGCACACCGTCCGCTCCTCGTTGACCTGCGGGCCGATCGGGCAGCGGGTGCGGAAGCGGCAGCCGGAGGGCGGTGCGGCAGGGCTCGGCAGGTCGCCGCCGAGCGTGATCCGCTCCCGGCCGCCCTCACCGGGTACGGGCGAGGGGGAGGCGGAGAGAAGCGCGGCCGTGTACGGATGCTGCGGGTTCGCGTACACGGCCTCGGCGGGCCCGTGTTCGACGATCCGGCCGAGGTACATCACGGCGACGGTGTCGCTGAGGTGACGGACGACGGAGAGGTCGTGGGCGATGAAGAGGTAGCCGACGCCGAGTTCGGCCTGGATCTCCTCGAGCAGGTTGATGATCTGTGCCTGGACGGAGACGTCGAGCGCGGAGACGGGTTCGTCCAGGATCAGGACGCGCGGCTGCCGGGCGAGCGCCCGCGCGATGCCGATGCGCTGCCGCTGGCCGCCGGAGAAGGCGTGCGGGTAGCGGTCCAAGTGGTCGTCGCGCAGACCGACCTGGCTCATGAGTTCGCGTGCCCGCGTCTCTTGTTCCGCGCCCTGGACACCGCTGAGCGCGAGCGCCTCGGCGAGTGACTGGCGGATGGTACGGCGCGGGTTGAGGGAGGCGTAGGGGTCCTGGAAGAGGTACTGCACATGCGAGCGGACCCGTTCGCGGTCCGGCTCCTCCATGGCGGTCACGTCCTGGCCCTCAACCCTGACCGTCCCGCCCGCGATTTTGTTGATCCCGACCAGCGCCCGGGACAACGTCGACTTGCCGCAGCCGCTCTCCCCCACGAGGCCGAGCGTCCGCCCCGACTCGACGGTGAGGCTGATGGAGTCGACCGCGTACACGGCCGGTTCCCGGCCGAACAGTCCGCGCCGCCGCGACCCGACGTCCACCCGGAGGTCGCGGACCTCCAGCAGGGACTGGGCGGGAGCCTGTTCAGCACTGCGCACGTCCGCTGCGTCGTCCTCCGGTGCCGTGATCTCGCCTCCGCGCTCGGCGACGAAGCAGGCCGCCAGGTGCTGGGGCCCGCTGCCGGGGGAGGTCAGCAGCACCGGCTGTTCGCCATGGCAGCGCTCCTCGGCGACCGCGCACCGCTGTGCGAACGCGCACCCGGCCGGCAGTGCGGCCGGGTCCGGTGGGGCGCCGGGGATGGCTGCAAGGGGGCGCCCGCTGCGGACGTCGTCGATCCGGGGCATCGCGCGCAGCAGGGCGGCCGTGTAGGGGTGGCTCGGCCGGGCGAAGACCTCCGCCACGCTGCCCTTCTCGACCGTGCGGCCCGCGTACATCACGACCACGTCCGTGCAGAGTTCGGCGACGACGCCCATGTCGTGGGTGATGATCGCGACGGCGATGCCGAGTTCGCGGCGGAGCCGGTCGAGCAGGCCGAGGATCTGCGCCTGGATGGTGACGTCAAGGGCGGTGGTGGGCTCGTCGGCGATGAGGAGGGCGGGGTCGTTGGCGAGCGCGATGGCGATGACGACGCGCTGGCGCATCCCGCCGGAGAACTGGTGCGGATAGTGGTTGATCTTGGTGTCGACGTCGGGGATGCCTACGGCCTCGAGGAGTTCGCGCGCCCGCTGCCGGGCCTCCGTGCGGCCGTGGCCGTGCGCCGTCATCGCCTCGACGATCTGCTCGCCGACCCGCATCGTCGGATTGAGGGCGGCCTGCGGATCCTGGAAGACCATGGCGACCTTGCTGCCGCGCCACGTACGCATCTCGCGCTCGGGAAGGGCGAGCAGGTCGGTGCCGCCGTAACGGATGCTGCCCGCGGTGACTTCGCCGGGGACGCGCAGCATCCGCATCACCGAGCGGGCGGTGACGGACTTGCCGGAGCCGGATTCGCCGACGATGCCGAGCACCTGCCCCGGCCGAACCTCGAAGCTCACGTCGTTGACGGCAGTGACCGGGCCGCCGGGCACCCGGAACTCGGTACGCAGCCCGTCGACACGGAGCAGCGGTTCCGCCTGCGGCGCCGGGGACTCCGTCCCGGAGGTTTCCTTGGTCGGGCTCATTTCCGGTTCACCGCCTCGTTGAACGCGTCGGACAGCAGGCTGAAGGCGACCGCCAGCAGGAGCAGCAGCAGCGCCGGGCCGACGACATAGGTCGGGGACTGCGTCACGAACCGCAGACCGTTGTTGAGGAGCACGCCGAGCGAGGGCGTCGGCGGCTGGATGCCGAGGCCGACGATGGACAGGCCGGCCTCGATGTAGACGCCGACGACCATCCACACGGCTGTGTTGACGACGCACGCGTCGAGCGCGTTGGGCAGCACGTGCCGGGTGAGCAGCTGCCACCGCTTCACCCCCAACACCCGTGCCGCCAGGACGTATTCACGGTCCTGCTGGCTGAG
This window contains:
- a CDS encoding MarR family winged helix-turn-helix transcriptional regulator produces the protein MDHSEEQGSLLLQDQLCFALYAASRSVTTRYRPLLEELELTYPQYLVMLVLWDQDSVAVRELGAALQLESSTLSPLLKRLESSGLIHRQRSADDERSVTIRLTQAGTDLREKARTVPLAIGQAMGLTPEQDATAKHLLRLLTANVNHS
- a CDS encoding GMC oxidoreductase, with translation MPADSRPDLLIVGSGIMGAGVARLVRDALPAARILMLDSGPVLGPIPGQHLHDMPDGELRLRHQERIASGVQGMYVGAESVAGDAGVGVADREPGMYRLAGIGEDADALPAAALAWNTGGMSVHWTAATPAAWGSEIPDFIEPEAWQRDIAEASRLLQVNTDPMGPSPLRTALMCALNEVFAPHAEAGRQVQALPMAVNEDGEGALVRTGPNRVFPAIADGDDPHFELRTGAQVMRLLHKGGTVGGAVVREIATGREYTVTAAATVVCADVFRTPQLLFASGIRPRALGRHLNEHIFQTGRVHVDPDAVALDGAKLAGATLTDGSEWRHASYWLPHSGKAQPFNGQFSGTARVDGGGRIAEFSAGIALYVPTEIQETNRVEFSDTELDALGMPKMRVVFDYTDEDRRLLDEARAAQLRAGRRLGRFDPATDSETLPPGTSLHMTGTVRMGPADDGTSVCDPQTRVWDFDNLYLAGCGVVPTALVCNSTLTGAVTAVRAARSVVGRLSAG
- a CDS encoding alpha/beta hydrolase — translated: MSESAIRPVLEPAAAAFAEATANPPYLFDLGPAEGRKAVDEVQSGEIGKPEIVEEWVTVQGGPTGSVRARIVRPASAGTLPVILYIHGAGWVFGNAHTHDRLVRELAVGAGAAVVFPEYDLSPEARYPLAIEQNYTVAQWIVREGAAKGLDATRIAVAGDSVGGNMSIALTLMAKERGDVPLAQQVLFYPVTDAAFDTGSYHQFAEGYFLRRDAMQWFWDQYTTDENQRAEITASPLRATTDQLQGLPPALVITAEADVLRDEGEAYARKLRQAGVPVTAVRYQGVIHDFVMLNALRETHAAEAAINQAVATLRTALGAV
- a CDS encoding ABC transporter ATP-binding protein codes for the protein MSPTKETSGTESPAPQAEPLLRVDGLRTEFRVPGGPVTAVNDVSFEVRPGQVLGIVGESGSGKSVTARSVMRMLRVPGEVTAGSIRYGGTDLLALPEREMRTWRGSKVAMVFQDPQAALNPTMRVGEQIVEAMTAHGHGRTEARQRARELLEAVGIPDVDTKINHYPHQFSGGMRQRVVIAIALANDPALLIADEPTTALDVTIQAQILGLLDRLRRELGIAVAIITHDMGVVAELCTDVVVMYAGRTVEKGSVAEVFARPSHPYTAALLRAMPRIDDVRSGRPLAAIPGAPPDPAALPAGCAFAQRCAVAEERCHGEQPVLLTSPGSGPQHLAACFVAERGGEITAPEDDAADVRSAEQAPAQSLLEVRDLRVDVGSRRRGLFGREPAVYAVDSISLTVESGRTLGLVGESGCGKSTLSRALVGINKIAGGTVRVEGQDVTAMEEPDRERVRSHVQYLFQDPYASLNPRRTIRQSLAEALALSGVQGAEQETRARELMSQVGLRDDHLDRYPHAFSGGQRQRIGIARALARQPRVLILDEPVSALDVSVQAQIINLLEEIQAELGVGYLFIAHDLSVVRHLSDTVAVMYLGRIVEHGPAEAVYANPQHPYTAALLSASPSPVPGEGGRERITLGGDLPSPAAPPSGCRFRTRCPIGPQVNEERTVCKEKDPQLTAVGDGQRAACHFPGELASATSR
- a CDS encoding sugar phosphate isomerase/epimerase family protein, giving the protein MTSRMTLALNPIQWWATDDGWLDPTLAPPPAELLALVKKTGFNAVMAAVPAGHTVAAYSALLDDAGLRPAPGYFVCRSEGDSADAPAVLEAAAAAARDHAELGLTDIGLGLPMTKGGPRILRPGQGTEPDAGRVAALTDLLGRLAEAMVAEGVRPALHPHVGTWIETESETRTVLDALPAEQLGFLPDTGHLSWADADVAGLVADYGSRIPFLHVKDARMAVAEQGRAAGQDYQRTVVDGLWTEPGRGDLDLTGIVSALPDDFTGCLMVEVDRPALTDPYESAVASARWMRSTFALDN
- a CDS encoding WhiB family transcriptional regulator — its product is MGHRRRAVRAYSHRRGRSCPAPGSSIECLSYALDARIEHGIWGGTTDRERPALLRRRPTVSSWRRLLDAARSEHEGRHRRGDAERGTAAG